The window CAGTTCGATCGGGTCAACGTCAGCGGATTGAACAACGTGTTGCAAGCGGTGAGGCGTCACGACACTCGGCTTCTGTACGTCTCGTCGTTCATCGCGCTGGGTCCCAGCGACGCTGAACCTCTTGACGAGAGTCACCGACCGGAGGCGACGGAGTTCTACAACGACTACCATCGTACGAAGTGGATCGCCGATCAGATGGCTCGTCACGCAGGAGAGACGGACGTCGATCTCGTCCGAATCTACCCAGGGGTCGTATTCGGCCCAGGCGCCCTGACGGACGGCAATCACGTCGTCAAACTCCTGTTGCAACACGCCGATGGGAAGCTGCCTGGGATCCTCGGCAAGGGCGATCGACGCCAGTGCTTCGCCTACCTCGACGATGTCGTAAACGGGATCGTTCAGGCGGTTTCGCGTGCGAGTCGCGGACAGGGGTTTATCCTCGGCGGCGAGAATCGGACGGTCGTCGAACTCTTGACGGAGTTTGAACGCCTGTCCGGGGTCCCGGTGCCTCGTCGACATATTCCGTTCGGGATCGCCGGATGGGTAGGTCGCGTACAGCGTTGGCGGGCGATGATGACGGGGAGCGAGCCGGAACTGACCGACGAGGTCGTCCGGATCTATCGCCGGGAGTGGGCCTATTCCTCCGCCCTCGCGGAACGTGAGCTGGGCTATCGAGTCACTCCTTTCGCCGAGGCCATGAGTCGGACCGTCGAGTGGTTAAAGGCTACGGGAAAGTTGTCGTGACTCCTCTCGGAACGGAGTTGACCCGCAAGGCGGTTCACATCGGGATGGGCGGTGGTGCCTTCCTGCTTCGCTGGTTGACACCCGTGCAAGCTGCCGGGATCGCCGTGATCGCCATTCTCTTCAACCTGTTCCTCGTCCACCGCATGACCGGTGGTCGTCTCCTCCGCCCCGAGGAGCGTCAACGCCGATTCTCGATGGGGATCGCGGTCTATCCGATGGCAGTCCTGGCGCTGATCCTGATCTTCCACAACCGCCTCGAATTGGCCGCCGCCTGCTGGATCCTGTTGGCCTTCGGAGACGGCATGGCGTCGGTCATCGGTCGGGTCGTTCGTGGCCCGCAGCTGCCGTGGAATGCCGAGAAGAGCTGGAGTGGCTTTCTTGCTTTCATCCTGTACGGCGGACTCGGCGCGGCGGTCGTGATTCGCTGGACCCAGGCCGCGATCGCGGACGTCGTGGCGGGTAGCGGGAACGTCGCGGACATCGGACAGTCGTTCGTCGCGGCGACGATGGCGGACGGGTCAGTCAACGAGACGATCTGGTTGCTGGTGGCATGCGTTGTCTGCGCGACGATCGTCGGATTCGTGGAGTCCCTCGATACGGGCATCGACGACAACATCCTCGTGACGCTCTTCGGCGCATCGGCCTTCGCTCTGGCGACGCTGGTCGAGCCGGGAAGACTGGTGGCCGGCGCTTCAGCGTCGAGTTGGCAATTCGCGATCGGCCTCGCGGTCAATATTCCGCTGGCGTTGGTCGCGATGGCCGTCGGGGGAGTGGGCCGATCCGGAGCGATCGCGGGTGGGTTGATCGGGACCCTGCTCTGGGGATTCGCCGGTTGGCCGGCCTGGCTACTCTTGCTGACATTCTTCGTGCTTGGAACGCTCTCGACGAAGCTCGGCTTCTCTCGGAAGAGCGCCCTGGGCATCGCACAGGAGCGAGGGGGGCGTCGGGGCGCCGGCAACGCGATTGCCAATGCTTCGGTGCCCGTTGTCTGTGGTTTCCTGGCGTTCAGTACGGGACGGACCGACCTGTATCTCATCGCTCTGGCCGCAGCGTTCGCCACGGCGGCATTCGATACGGTCTCGTCGGAGATCGGTCAGGCCTACGGCCGCCGACATTTCCTGGTGACGTCCCTGCGTCGGGTGCCGCCGGGAACCGAGGGTGCGGTCTCGGTCGAAGGAACACTTGCCGGACTCCTCGGCGCAGCCCTGGTGGCGGTGGTTGGCTGGATCAGCGGACTCCATGGCATCTACGCGTCGATCGCGGTGATCGGTGGTGCATTTGTCGGCACCACGTTTGAGTCCTACCTGGGGGCGACTCTGGAGAGGGTGCAGCGGATCGACAACGAGCTTGTCAATTTCGCGAATACGGCCGTCGGTGCTTTGACAGCTGTTCTCGTGATGCGATTCTTGCCGTTGTCGTAATCAGGGGACGAGGTACGCCACCGCGAAACCGACCTGCGCCGCCATCATCATCAGGTACATGTGAGTCCAGGACGGGTGGTTCTCGCTCTCGGCGAGGGCCTGCGGGTCCTTCAAGATCAGGGAGACCGTGTAGGTCCCCCAGACGACCAGCACGATTCCGAGCGTCGTCAGCAACCACGGATTCCCCGTAAGAATCGTCTGTCCCGGTGCGAACGGGTCGGACATCCACGCTCCGACCGGAATCAACAACCAGGGCACGACAAAGAACGGCGAAATGATCCGAGCGGCACGTACGACTCCGAATCGAATGGGAAGCGTTGTACAGCCCGCGACCTCGTCGCCTTTCATGTCGGAAAAGTCCTTGGTCGATGCGGCACCCAGCAAGAATAGGAAGAACACGATGCCGATGAACCACGGTTCAAATCGAAGGACGGATGCCACCATCGACCAACCCGCGACCTTCAGCAAACAGCCTCGCGGCACGGCGATCGTGAGATTCGCAAGATACGTGTGCGCCTTCGTGCGTCCGGCAAACGGCGCGCTGTATACGAATGTGAACAACATTCCAGCGAGATAGATGAAGAAGCACTCGTGGGTTTCTAGCGGCGAGAACAGGCGCGCGGTCAGTCCCTCGTACGGAAAGACCACCACCCACCACGTCGGAATGACTGCCAGGGCGTAGAGAACGAGGGCGTAGAGGAAACCGGACCGCATGGGGATGACACCCGTTACAAGCGGTCGATGTGGCTTGTTTAGCCGGTCATTCTCGATATCGTAGTATTGATTAATGACATTTGACGCCGCGTTCAGTATCCCCGCACAGAGCGATCCCAACGCCACCGTAAGCACGATGCTCACCGTGAGTTGTGGGTCGAGACCGGCAAGGCGCTGTGGGTTTGCGTCGGAACCCCAGGCCGTTATCGCGCCGGAGACCACTCCCAGGAGCGGTGGGAGTAGCGTGAATGGGCGGGTGACTCTTAGGTAGGCAGCCGCTCCACCGGCTGCGGCGCGATCGTTCACCCGTGACGACCCACGGCGACGCGGGCGGGTCTAATCACGAGGTCTCCGAGTCGATAGCCCGTGCGAAGCGTCTCCGTAACACGGTCGTGAGCATCGGATCGATCGACCGCGTCCACGCGCAGTGCCTCGGCGACATTGGGGTCGAAGGGCTCACCGTCGGGGGTGATCGGTTGCACTCCGTGGCTCTCGAGAGTCTGGAGGAAGCGTCGACGTGTCATCGCGATCCCTTCTGCGAGTGGCCTGGCCGCCTCGATGCCCTCCGCATGGCGAAGCGCGAGATCCAGTTCGTCCAGGGACTCCAGGAGACTTGCGACCAGCTCCCCGAACTTCAACGCGACGCGACGATTCACGTCGCGATCGAGGCGCGCTCGAACCTGTTCCTGCTCGTCCTTGAACCCCTTGAACGCGTCAATGTAGTCCTGGAGCTTCTGCTCGGCGCGCTCCGTTCGATCACGGTATTCATCGATGATCGTCGGTGTGGCAGGGGCGGCAGTTTCCGCCAGGTCCTCGTCGCCGAGTCCATCCTCGTCCGCCCAGTGACGGCGATCCTTGACCTTGAACTCCTCGGCGCCCTCTTCTTCGACGTCGTTACTCATGCCATCCATCCTTGTAGCTTCTCCGGTCCCGCGT is drawn from Acidobacteriota bacterium and contains these coding sequences:
- a CDS encoding NAD-dependent epimerase/dehydratase family protein is translated as MKILVTGAGGFLGGAVVERLCGDGHDVLGFVRDEARWTNRPARAGVFVGDITDAESLLEAAAGCDVVIHAAALVKQWVRDSTQFDRVNVSGLNNVLQAVRRHDTRLLYVSSFIALGPSDAEPLDESHRPEATEFYNDYHRTKWIADQMARHAGETDVDLVRIYPGVVFGPGALTDGNHVVKLLLQHADGKLPGILGKGDRRQCFAYLDDVVNGIVQAVSRASRGQGFILGGENRTVVELLTEFERLSGVPVPRRHIPFGIAGWVGRVQRWRAMMTGSEPELTDEVVRIYRREWAYSSALAERELGYRVTPFAEAMSRTVEWLKATGKLS
- the grpE gene encoding nucleotide exchange factor GrpE; the encoded protein is MSNDVEEEGAEEFKVKDRRHWADEDGLGDEDLAETAAPATPTIIDEYRDRTERAEQKLQDYIDAFKGFKDEQEQVRARLDRDVNRRVALKFGELVASLLESLDELDLALRHAEGIEAARPLAEGIAMTRRRFLQTLESHGVQPITPDGEPFDPNVAEALRVDAVDRSDAHDRVTETLRTGYRLGDLVIRPARVAVGRHG
- a CDS encoding UbiA family prenyltransferase is translated as MNDRAAAGGAAAYLRVTRPFTLLPPLLGVVSGAITAWGSDANPQRLAGLDPQLTVSIVLTVALGSLCAGILNAASNVINQYYDIENDRLNKPHRPLVTGVIPMRSGFLYALVLYALAVIPTWWVVVFPYEGLTARLFSPLETHECFFIYLAGMLFTFVYSAPFAGRTKAHTYLANLTIAVPRGCLLKVAGWSMVASVLRFEPWFIGIVFFLFLLGAASTKDFSDMKGDEVAGCTTLPIRFGVVRAARIISPFFVVPWLLIPVGAWMSDPFAPGQTILTGNPWLLTTLGIVLVVWGTYTVSLILKDPQALAESENHPSWTHMYLMMMAAQVGFAVAYLVP
- a CDS encoding DUF92 domain-containing protein, with amino-acid sequence MTPLGTELTRKAVHIGMGGGAFLLRWLTPVQAAGIAVIAILFNLFLVHRMTGGRLLRPEERQRRFSMGIAVYPMAVLALILIFHNRLELAAACWILLAFGDGMASVIGRVVRGPQLPWNAEKSWSGFLAFILYGGLGAAVVIRWTQAAIADVVAGSGNVADIGQSFVAATMADGSVNETIWLLVACVVCATIVGFVESLDTGIDDNILVTLFGASAFALATLVEPGRLVAGASASSWQFAIGLAVNIPLALVAMAVGGVGRSGAIAGGLIGTLLWGFAGWPAWLLLLTFFVLGTLSTKLGFSRKSALGIAQERGGRRGAGNAIANASVPVVCGFLAFSTGRTDLYLIALAAAFATAAFDTVSSEIGQAYGRRHFLVTSLRRVPPGTEGAVSVEGTLAGLLGAALVAVVGWISGLHGIYASIAVIGGAFVGTTFESYLGATLERVQRIDNELVNFANTAVGALTAVLVMRFLPLS